Below is a window of Canis lupus dingo isolate Sandy chromosome 30, ASM325472v2, whole genome shotgun sequence DNA.
ctctctctctctgtgactatcataaataaataaaaattaaaaaaaaataaaataaaataaaaatgacaccccccccaaaaaaaaaacccaaaaaggacTCAGACAGCTCCCTCATTACTTTTTCCATGTCAGAACACAAGAAAACAGTAATCTTATGAGCCAGGAAGTGGATCCACACCAGATTCTGAATTGCCTGGCACCTTGATATTGGACTTCCAGtcttcagaattgtgagaaatgaatttgcattgtttttaaaCCACACAGTCTGTAGTATTTTATTACAATAGGCTGAATGGACTaaggatcaaaaagaaaaatcacaagttCAACATCcactggagaagaaaaaaatatcaaaaagtctGCAATGGGTGTTATGTAAAATGGatgtaaaagaaagaatacaaatcaGTACTATCAAGATCAACCTCCACCCTCTACTgccacacacagaaaataaatccttaaccatttgtttttccttgctCAGTCACCCTGACAAAATACCTCGGAGGCACTTTGTTTGCACTTCACCATCTGCAACCAATTAAAAGCCAAACCTGTCTATTGTGTTTTTGCCACTTTTCCTAATTCTTCTATCTCACCTGGAGCATACAATCACCTTCTAAATGGCCTCCAGCTTTTCCCTTCTCCATCCATCTGCACATTGCCACAGAAGCTAGTTTCTAAAGCAACTGCTCAAAAACACCCACTAACATTCCAGTGTTCAGAACACCCTCCTCAATCTGTCCCCAAGGTGTTTCTAGTCTGCCCATCCTCCTCCAGCAATCCCTCTCCCATTGTACACTCACACCAATGATGCactgaggggaaaataaaacaaaatattatgttCTGGTTGGGATAAGCATGCACCATAAAACAGTTAAGCAAATAATGCAAGGATATATGAATAACAGTGCAAGATAATATGGAAGCTGCCATAGGCAGGATAACATGAtcaaacaaatgaaacagaagGCACAATCCGCTGGGCGAAGTGGTCAATACTAATCCTCGTATAATAATAACTCCTTGCACTTCTATGGTACTTTACACTGTTGAAAGAATAATGTGTGTGCTTTTATAtggattattccattttattaatattcagtCATAATTTATGAGCCAAGGTATATACATTTTCATGTAATCCTACAAAAGAAATCTGTGAGATAAGTAATGCAGGTAGTATTAGCACCATTTTTTACAGGAAAATAAGTCAGGAATATTAAGCAATTAACCCAGAATTATGCAGCAGGTATTAATTTCCTTTAGCTTCCTGAACATTGCTACCCTTTTCTCtttcaataattataattaaatcagTGGTAGGCTAGTAGTAATTCTCAAATATCTTACTTTGGAAAGttaatgaaagaacagaaaattttgGAGTGGAAAATTCAGCTCAAAATTGGCAGTATAAATAATGCTATTACCATATAATATAAAAAGcctataaattttaatattttccagtttAAGTATGTTTTGAGGGTTTGCTAATGTGCATACTGTAATGCTCCAAATCCTACATACTTCTTGAAGAAATCAGATATTTACAGTCCTAATCCAAAACAAACTAATGTAAAGGAACACCATTAGCATTCTGATGTAGAGCAGTATACCCAAAGGAATGAGGATATGAAGGTTTAAAGAAAGTGAACATTGTAGCAATTACATTTCTTATATACAATCTGGCTCAACAATCGGGCAGACAACAAAGACAATCACAAAAGTAAATCACAATGTGGGATTGAGCAATTAAAACAGGTGAGcaaaatataatttccattttaaaaaggaaagtcaaaATTAGGAATACTTGTTAAAAGTTAACAActctgggggggggagggtggctcagtcaattaagcgtctaactcttgatttcagctcaggtcttgatctcagggtcctgagatggagccccatattgggctctgtgttgttgcagagtctgcttaaggttctctttctccctctcccatggTCCCTCTCCCCCAAATTACATGCatacactctctccctctcaaaaaaatcaattcttgtttaaaaattgaaatataagaaattctAACTTTGTACTACCTCATACGCACATGCTATTTCCTTACCTTTTGTTGAGAGAAGCAAAAGGCatttgggggaaaggaaggaaatgaaggagaaagctAGAGAATAAGCCTAACACTGTGGACTGTCAGAAAAGTTAGGAAGATTGGCTGGCAGGAAGCACTGGAGCAGATTGCAGAATTTGAgagtcagaggaaaacaaatctgGCTAAGTCAACCTCCTCATCTGACAGGTGGAGACGAGTATGAAAGAGAATTAAGGGACTTGCTAATATTCCACAAGTTAGTGACTGTCAGAGCTAAAACCCAATGTCCTGACTCCCTGATCTGTGTTTTTTCCATCTCCATACTCTACCTCcttaaatgagaaagaagaatgagccAGAACACTGGTATTTTTTATTCGGTTGTCAactctctttttcttgctttctgcaACACCCAacctccaatttatttttttttaagtccactTTACATTGTTCAGTTTCCTCCTAACACCTCTGGCCTGGATGGTATGTAATTTATTCATACTTACTTCaccaaattattttatagttcCATTAATGGATGTTCCCATGAAGGGCCACAGCCTTCTTCTGAGTAGATCTGTGTTTTCCAGGCACAGGGCTTGACCCTGTTACACTGTCCTCCCAAGTATTCCATGGCTCATGCTTCTGAGGTAAGTAAAACATAAGGCTTAATGTGGTTACAGGAAACTAGCCATGCAAAGACAGGCCTGCTGTTTTCAAGAAACCTTATACAGGAAATGCTGCTAAAGTGTTACTGAAGAAGATGAattgttaataaaaacaaagcaaatctgTCTTATTTGgccacaaagaaaaatgtttttaaaggactCCTTGTGTGAATCACCTAATCCCTACGTAAACCTGTATAATAATAACAGCTAGCAGTCCACCAGCACTTGCTGTGTACCAGGcgtttcatgtatttttaacacAACAGTTTTGGGTGGTAGGTATTATTACCCCCGTTTTATAACACAGACTCAAAGAGCTTAATTAACTTCCCTACAGTTCCATAGCTAAAAAGTTGCACAAACAGATTCAACCTGGGACAAATTTACTCCAAAGTCTGTATTTCTTCACCCATAAATCATTTCTCATGCTCTGGcactttttccccttctcttacCACAATATAGCTTTGCTTCTCAAATTGTGAGCCTCAACATTTTAATCAAGGGCCCTCTGAGCTGTCACTTGGAGCGCTAACAGCCTCTTGTCTCCTAACAAAAAGTGAGTCAAAACACATGAACATGACCCACAAgtatatgattcagcaattatTCTCCCATAGATTTAGCACAGCCCCAAGAGTTTTGGCCAGGCATGAAAATGATATATCTAGTTAAGGGCATGGGAAACGTAGGGAATGTCAACCCTACCTCCCTACCAAGACTACATATATAAATTCTGTTCGATAGTTCTCATTCCTGCCTcagctaaacaaaataaaatatttcatcccCATCATTGCTCCTTTGATGGATGTATATAGCTGATGTGATCTTATACATCCTGGGTCCACTTGTCTAACATGGTGGCTGAAACCCTGGAGCATTCAGTAAATAACtgctttgaatgaatgaataaatgagaatttGTTCTCTTCTATAATAACAACACATCATATCAGACATTGTGTATCTTACGCTGTATGCTAGACTCTTAATATGGattatcttattatatttttatgacaacCCTGTAAGTACATATTATTATCAGAAGTAGTGAGGGAGCTCTCCAGGATCTCTTTTATACTATCATTAATTTCATTACCTGTCAAAGGTCCCACCTACTATTGTACATTTGATACTGTGgcttagaaaggttaaataacttgctcaagtgACATAATAAGAAGCCATTCTACAATCAAAACCAGGTCTGATTTCAGacccagtttcctttttttttttttttttctaagatttcatttatttgagtgaagagagggagagagcaaacaggagtgggaggagagacagagagctagggagaagcagataccccactaagcagggagcgcaacgtggggcccaatcccaggaccctgagatcaagacctgagtggaaggGAGACGCTTAAGTGATTGAGCCACTTAGGCATGCCGCATGCCCAGGCCCAGTTTTCTTAACCACAGCACTCACGattgcctcttttatttttattattattaataataatcattacTTCTATGTATTTAGCACTAACCAAGTTCCAGGCACAATGCTAAGTATTTTACATTATTAGATTCATTTAGTTCCCAAAATAACTCATTTATTGCTAATGTGtattatttcctccattttccaTCACTATGTGAACTCGGTAAGTTACTAGGAATAATCATAATTTGCAGATTTATGGGACAATTCTAGAGACTATATATAAATCATGGAGCAcaatgtttgtgtatgtatatccTGAAAACAAAATGCATATGTCCAATCCTAAAACCACCTTTGGATGAATTTGATTTCActgaacattattttatataatcacTGAACATTATTTGGAAAAGCAATTAACTTACAAggcagtatctttttttttaagattttatttatttattaatgagagagagagagagagagacagagagagagagaggcagaaacacaggcagagggagaagcagaaagcctgatgtgggacttgatcccaggaccccaggatcacgcccccggccaaaggcaggcgctaaaccgctgagccacccagggatccccctacaaggcagtatcttaaaaagaaacagtataCACCCAAATGCTGAACAAAATGCCTCAAATCTCTCTTAATCTGAGCTAGCTGAAAGCAATTCTCTTACAGAATAGGTCagttttcaaaaggaagaaaaggggtcTCCCAGGTGGGTACAGCCTAGAAAGACCAGAGGTGGCCGGGGGTGGCTTCAAAGGATGGTTTCAACAGCACAGTTGTATGCAGGAACGTATTTTCCCAATCAAAAATCAGCACAtggggggatccctaggtggctcagcggtttggcgcctgccttcggtccaggcatgatcctggagtccccggatcgagtcccacatcaggctccctgcatggggcctgcctctccctctgcctctctgtgtgtgtgtctatcatgaataaataaataaaacctttttaaaaaatcagcatacATGGCTTAAGTGGGGTGACTTAAAATCAACCAAGAGAACACATTTAAAATCAGGACTGAAAACGAGAAAGCAGGTAAGACACTCGATAGAGTCAAGATTTAACCCTTTTGCACGTGACATAGAACCTTGTTTAGGGTTTCTGAGAATAACAGACCCACCTGCCGCAGGAGAGAGAAAGTACTGGACGTCTTGGATTTGCGCAGTCGACCCAGCCACGTGGCAGAGCGGAAGGCCCGGCGTCAGGTTACCCAGCGGCGCCGGTCGCGCCCGCCCCGTGGCCCGCGGTGGGGCCGCAGGTATAAAGGCGCAGGCCCGGAGTCCTGGGGCAGCGCTGCTGACTCCTGCCGCGCGCGCTTTGAACTTGCTGCGGGCGGCGCGCCTCTGGCTCGGTGCCCCGGGCGGACCGTGCAGGCACCCACCTGACACCGGACCCCAGGTACGCCAAGAGGGACTCCCATCCTTGTCTAACTGCCCTGGGGGCAGCCGTGAGTCCTAGCGGGGATCCTTACTGTAATTCTCGCCAAGGACTAGAGCGCAGTAACCCAAGGATTCGGGAAACGATTGCACAGACAAAGCGCCTCTTGGCACTGAGGACGGCACGACCGAGGTTAGAAGGCAACGTTTTGAGAATCTCCGCCTTCGGCCAGCGAAGGAGGACCGAGATTAAATCAACAAGCCCCGAAGGGTACATGACTCCTGGAGACGACCGAGGACGACTGGCAGCGCCTGAAACTTGCAATACGGCTTGCAACAGCAGCGCGGGGGCTGGCCCGCAGCGTCCCGGGCGAGGCGGGGGGCAGGAGCCCTAACAGAAGGCAAGACACGGACGGCTGGTGCGCCGCGTGCAGTGCGAGCCGGCCAGCACCGCGGGGGTCACCTGGGCCCCGCGCCCGCCTCATGTGGTGCCTGGACAGGCTCCGCTTGGGCCCCGAGCGCCTGCGGAGGGGCAGGAACGGGGCTCCCCAGGGCCGGGCCCACCGGCTCCCGACGCTCACGCCCGCCGCCTGGGAAAACGTGCTCACCCCCGACCGCATCCCCGAGTTCTGCATCCCCCCGCGCCTCGCGCCCTGCACCGGCGTGGCCGCACTCCGGGTTTCCTGGAGCCACGCGGCCGCGCTAGACGCTGCGGCCGGACACACGGACTGGGACCCGCGCTCGCAGGCCGCGCTCTCGCTGCCGCACCTGCCCCGCGGCCGCACCGCCTACGGCTTCTGCGCGCTGCTCGAGAGTCCGCACACGCGCCGCAAGGAGTCGCTCTTCCTCGGCGGCCccggcgccgccccgccccgccccgccccgccccgggcgcagccccggccgccgccgccgcccccgcgctccccgcccgcccccgcccccgcccccgcccggcgccgcgcgcgcccgccccgccggcccgcgcccgccgcctccTGCGCGCCCCCGAAGGGCTGCTGAGCCGCGCGCTGCGAGCCCGGGGGAGCCGCGGCCTGGCCCGCGCCCGCTCCGCGTGCGGCGGGGACCGGGACGAGCCGCCCTCCCGGGCCGGGGccccctccgcctccgcctccccgtccccgtccccgtccccgccgccctccccgccgccgccgcctggccCCGACCCGCGGCCCGAGCGCCTGGAGGCCGAGGGCACCGTGGCCCTGGGCCGCGCCGGGGGCGCCCTGCGCCTGGCCGCCGAGTACAGTCGGGCCAGCGGGCGGCTCCGCGTGCGGCTGCTCGGCGCCgagggccgggccgcgggggccgggggggccgcgggggccggggggccggggggccgcgggggcagcCGAGCCCCGCGCCGTCGGCTGCCGCGTGAGCTTCGTGCTGCGGCCGCCGGGCCAGACGCGCCCGCGGCGCAGCGCCGTGGTCCGGCCGAGCCGCGCGGCCGCCTCGGAGCAGGACGTGTGGCTGGACGGGCTGTCGGAGGAGCAGCTGCGCCGCCTGGCCGTGCGCGTCCAGGCCGAGGAGCGGGGCCGCCTGCGGGGCCAGGGCGAGCTGCTGCTGGGCGCCCTGCTGCTCCCCGCGGGGCCCGGCCTCCGACCGCCGCCGCGCGCCTAATAACTGCCATTTATCGCCTCTTCGACTCAGGCCTTTGTTCAGTCCAACATGGCACATAGGTCGCTGGGGTCATTATCACAATAAAGGACGGAATATCCTGCGTGGGTACCTCCCACATTCGTTCCAGCAAGGGACACGGTGTTCTGCAGCCGGGGTCCTAGTACGGACGGACGATGGTTCCCACGAAGGGTTAAAACGAGACGGGCCTGGTGACCTATTTGCCCCAACCTCCTCCATTGAAGTGTGTTTATTCCACGACATCCGCGGAGACCAACTTAGAGCGTGTATTACTTTGGAAGCATCATTTAAGACCTCAGGTGAAAAAATGAAGCTAACAGGGCTGAAGTGACTTTTTCAAGACCAGCAGTAAATTATTAATAGAAACTGCCAACCCGATTGATGCTTTTAGCCACATCCTGCGGGAAGCACTGGAAAAAATTGAAGCCATCCTAATAGTCTaagctaaaataataatagttttacaaatattaacttgtttgattttttttttttaaagaaacctaaAAGGCAGGCACGGTTGTccctccccattttgcagatgaggataTTGAGACACTGAATACAGAGCTGAGTCAGGATTTGTACGTAGTCAATCAGTATTTTACTCACTACCTTCTAGAAGTAATACCAAGCATCTGGAGGGTTCGTCTCATTACTGTTGTGGGACTGCAACTTATATCTGAAACTATGGATTCTGAGTTAGGGGTCTCTTCACATCCTCAGACCCTAGCAGAAAAGCAAATCGGTTGAAATGAGTAATTTATATTCTCATGCAAATGTCTAAGATTCCATCTGAGAAGATGCTAACTAGCCTCAGAGTCATAGAAAAAAAGAGTGCTAGCCTAATTGCCCCCAGCTGAGCTAATGTGCCAGGGCAGGTAGTCTAGAATGTACCTATAATACTGTTCTACCTCTGGCTTCTGATATTAACaataaatgtattgttttaagGGATGATTGTCCTCCCTTGCTCACACTCACTGCCAAACaagcttatttcttcctttgctacGCATACAGGAGGAAAATGTGTCCTTAAATGAGGGTtgaaaatatgtgaatatgtggTGTGGTATTAAATATGACTACATTTGCAGTCTGGGTTCAGAAACTCTCTGCACTAAACTGTTGAGTTTCATCAACTGGTGCTCATGAAAAAATGCTGTTTAAAACAGGGTTTCCGTGTTAGTCACAACCCAGGCATAAACTGAAAATGGGTTACTGTGGTAGATAGATATCCACAATGACCATCACTGAACAAATGTGAAGAATAACTGGCTCTGGCCCTTGGCTCTGTCCAAATCAGCCCCAACCAGAAGCCCCATGTGGTTACTCCAGTGAATGATGACACAACAGTAGTTCAGACCTTTCATGCGCACTTCAGTCTACTTACCCTAAGTCACCACATCCCTGGCCTTCAAAccaacaactttttaaaaaatgtataacttgCTTCAAGATGTCAGAATTTTGGTAGAGTAACTGAGTTCACATATCTagtactttaaaaggaaaataaatggaaagtgaaAACAACTTGGCTACATACAATATATCAtgctgggattttattttatttttaagattttatttattcacgagagacacagagagagagagagaggcagagacaaaggcagagggagaagcaggctccatgcaggaagcctgatgtgggactcgatcccaggtctccaggatcacaccccgggctgaaggcggcactaaactgctgagccgccagGGCTGCTCCATGTTGGGAGAGAGGGCcatagggagaagtagactcctcactgagcaaggagcataacacgggactcaatctcagaaccctgggatgttgacctgagccaaaggcagaagttcacaaactgagccacagaggggccccactttttttttttttttaataaaaatgactacACTGATGGTTTAAATAGCAAAACCTATTCCAGGAAACATTGCAATCACTATTGTCACTAGATTATATACAAGTAATAGTTTAGGGGCAGAGGTATCATTTTATTAAGGTAACCAACGTATTTCAGGGACCTAAATTTTCCATGAAATAATGATGGATATTTCCAAACAGAATCTCCACTAATATCAAGTTATGGTTGATCAAACAATGTAAGAGCCTAATCAGCAAGTCTTTTATGACTCAAATATAATCATTAAACTTTGGGATTTTAGAGGCAAAAAAAACTTTAAGGATTATCTTGTGCAAACCCATGTATCATAGAAGAGAACCAGAAAGACAAACTGTAGATTTGCCCCAAATCCCACAATTAGTGTAAGAGGTGTAACGAGGACCaattctattctcattttgctctTCAACCTAATGAATCTTTGGAGCTCTACTTCCAAGAAAGTGAAACATGTGTATgtaaattctttttcattattaaactAATTTGAATGTTTTGCATTTAAGAAATCTTGCTTGCagtacagatttttttcaggaaagcACCAACCCTTTCCTTGGGGAAATTTACATTTGGTTTGCACTTTACTGCCCTCTAGTGGATCCCTGATAAGTTTTGTCAGTATTTTTACTCCTTGCCATTAGACCATCTCAATTAAATACTAAAGACCAACCTAATGTCAGAACCCAATGACCCTGAAGATGTGTACTAATATCAGATTATTAGCGAAGATTCACATGGCCAAATAACGAAATCCAGCTATCTGAATGTAGAAGATGCCaaaattttcagattaaaaatgaaaagaaaaacttcccAGTAATTATGAAGCTGGGAGTATATGTCATTGGCATGTTGGTCACAGGAAACGGTTTTTAGAGTTCTCATATTTCTCAACTAGGTTCAAGTATGCGCATCTTTGCACATATGACATAGTACAACCTTGCCTCTTTGTGGTTTAAATATATGAACACGTTCAAAGACAAATCCCACGCAACAGAGCACAACGTGCCGgtttaaaaagctttaaatcCATCAAATCAATAGCTTGGTTACTTGATTTTACAAAGGTAATATAATCTATACCAAAATACTAGCTTTAATATGGCTCGAACATGTTTAGGAGATTATTTCTTTGcatctaattttcttttacacACACTTTAACAATTCACAAAACTTTCTCCCATATCCATTCCCAGGACTTAGGTCAGAATACAATCtttggtaaatatatttaaaagagcaaaaagtgGGTACCATGTGAAATCTATGACATTAGAGCAACAATATATGGTATAATATatggtaaaagggtacaaactttaaGCTATATGATGGATAAGGTTTAAGGATCTAATGTGTAACATGATGATAATAGGGGataacactgtattatataaCAATATTTACAGAGTGTagaacttaaatattctcacaaagaaggagaagaaaaatttgtGAAGTCATGAGAGTTAATGAACTAGACGGAGGGAGCAATAAATATAACAAGTGGATAAAAGTAGATAAAAGGCTTCAAAAAGCTTATTTAGAGgagcacctggttggttcagtccgttaagcatctgccttcagctcaggtcatgatcctggggttctgtggttgagccccagattgggctccctgatcagtggggagcctgcttctccctttccctctgcccccctctccttttgcctctccctctgctcccctccttttttccctcaCCCTGTCCcatccctgctcatgttctctctctcaaatacatgaataaaatatttaaaaaataaaaattaaaagattcatttagAATAACTATCATGGGGCGAATACTTTGCAAAAATCTAGATTTATACCTGTGAATCAGATACAAAAATGTCCTTGCTCTTTTATGGAATTTAGTTTTCAAAGttggggaaggagacagaaaataaataatttcagtagCACTTCAGAAAGTAAAATGTGATCATGAACAAAAGCACgactatgataaaaaaaaaaaaaaggcacctcaTATTGGGTAGTTAAGAAAGGCCTGTGTGAAGACCTGATACTGAGCCCTGAGCCTTTCCTCTAGGTTCACATATATATGACTATTGTAGTTCAATCCAGTTTGCTGCTGTGGCCTCCCAAAGTGACCTGACAAGTGCTTTCCTAGAAGTTCTGCTAATATCTTATCACCAGTGGAAAGTATGTCCTGTGTGGTTCAGCTCTAGTATATAAAGCTCTTTTGCCTCCAGGCTTATGAGTTTAACCAAAGGAATAAACCTGAAGCAGCCCATGGAGTTTACAACCacaatttttactattttgaaatgtatgctttcacttatttatttgtttgtttctttttaaggaatttacttatttttttttaagaaatttatttatttatttgacagcacaagcagggggagcaggcgagggagaagcaggctttctgttgagcagggagcacaaagcagggctctatcccaggacccggggatcatgacctgaactgaagacacttaactgactgagccacacaggcgacCCGCTATTTTGCATATTAGCATGGCAAGATCCCATTAGCTAAGAATTTTGTTATGGCATTATAATGGCACTTGCATTAATTGGAGAGGATGACAAACTCTGGTCAGATTAGGTCTTCTGGGGGCATTTAGGAAGCACTTAACAACATGATTTTTCATGTTTGTACTTTATGGCTTTCACATTAAGCCAATAATTTTCAGTTCAGCTTTTTTCTTGTAAGAATGAGTGACAacttccaagctctttacatATTGGAACCCATTCTAACTAAGCTAACGAAAAGAAGCTAATCCCATTCAGGAAGCTAGATTTGTATCCATTCACctcttgatggacacttagattgtttctggttttttacTCTTATGAATTTACATGTATGACACTTTGTGTAGGTGTATgcattcatttctcttaggtaaataaCTAGAGTGGAATGGATAAATCATCATGTGATAGGTGTAgatttagctttttaagaaactgacaaCTTTTTTCCCAGTCATTATCTTACTTTCCAACCAACAACATATGAGAATTCTTtttgctctgcatccttgccaacacttgcacATATAAGGATGTTTTGAAGGAAGCATATAttcaaagtttctattttttgttaCCTGTATGTTGTTACAACCATGTACCTTGGTCCCCGGAGAATTTTTGAAACCACAACACGAACATAAAGACAGATGGAAATTAAGAGGGACACACTAGAGCTTCGGCAAGTCTTGACTTTAAACTGAACAAATTTGTCTCTTCC
It encodes the following:
- the C2CD4A gene encoding LOW QUALITY PROTEIN: C2 calcium-dependent domain-containing protein 4A (The sequence of the model RefSeq protein was modified relative to this genomic sequence to represent the inferred CDS: deleted 2 bases in 1 codon); this encodes MWCLDRLRLGPERLRRGRNGAPQGRAHRLPTLTPAAWENVLTPDRIPEFCIPPRLAPCTGVAALRVSWSHAAALDAAAGHTDWDPRSQAALSLPHLPRGRTAYGFCALLESPHTRRKESLFLGGPGAAPPRPAPPRAQPRPPPPPPRSPPAPARPRPAPRAPAPPARARRLLRAPEGLLSRALRARGSRGLARARSACGGDRDEPPSRAGAPSASASPSPSPSPPPSPPPPPGPDPRPERLEAEGTVALGRAGGALRLAAEYSRASGRLRVRLLGAEGRAAGAGGPRAVGCRVSFVLRPPGQTRPRRSAVVRPSRAAASEQDVWLDGLSEEQLRRLAVRVQAEERGRLRGQGELLLGALLLPAGPGLRPPPRA